The sequence below is a genomic window from Lodderomyces elongisporus chromosome 2, complete sequence.
ACGAGAAATACCTTATTGCCACCTCTGAACAACCAATCAGTGCGTACCATGCTGGAGAATGGTTCGAAAGTCCTCAGGAACAGCTACCAATCAGATATGCAGGTTACTCCTCATGTTTTAGAAGAGAAGCTGGCTCTCACGGTAAAGATGCATGGGGTATCTTTAGGGTGCATGCgtttgaaaagattgagCAATTTGTCTTGACCGAGCCAGACAAGTCATGGGAGGAGTTTGACAGAATGATTGGTGCCTCAGAAGATTTCTACCAATCTTTGGGTTTGCCATACAGAgttgttggtattgtttcTGGTGAATTAAACAATGCTGCTGCTAAGAAGTATGACTTGGAAGCCTGGTTCCCATTCCAACAAGAGTACAAGGAATTGGTGTCATGTTCCAACTGTACCGATTACCAATCAAGAAACTTGGAAATCAGATGTGGTATTAagcaacaaaaccaaacagaaaagaaatatgtACACTGTCTCAACTCCACATTAAGTGCCACCGAAAGAACAATCTGTTGTATCTTGGAAAACTACCAAAAGGAAGATGGTTTGGTTATCCCAGAAGTATTGAGAAAGTATATCCCTGGTGAACCAGAATTTGTTCCTTTTGTCAAGGAGTTACCAAAGAATTCTACTTCTCAAAAGAAGGCCAAAGGTAACTAGATGCAATTGAATAgcagtttcttttttttttttatctctGTTGTGAACAAAGTTTAATTTGCAagttatatatttatatatatatatgtatgaaGAACTAGACAATGGTGATTGAACTTCCTTCTACGAATATCTAGACTTGAGGTTTGAATTTCTAAAAGAGTAGTAGGTCTGAATTTAcatattttcatttaatGTAGGTGattattgttttattaCATGcgtatataaatatttatgcatacatacatatatagataaatgttttattgatattgatacAACAACAGGTATGGtctaattcttttttcaagagTCTCTGTTTTGCATCATTCTCTGTCTTATTTTATCCTTTAATGGGGCCTTTGGATCAAAATTGATCTCGATAATATGCTCCTCCGACAGCGATTTTGATAAAGTTGGCTTACCGCTAAGTGGCGATGATTTATAAGAGTTAGAGTCTGGATTGAGTCCATTTGCGTGAACGGATGAATCTAAAATTGCTGGTGCTCctgctgctggtgttggtgcTATTGTTTCTACTTCTGAGTTTTCATGAGCTCTTGCATCTTTAGCTTCATTATGTAATGAAGTGCTCGAATTGATTTTTGATTGCGGTTCCAAACGTAAATTCTTATTGTGAACATTCTTATACAAGTTGTAATCGCTAAAGATGGGCAAGTTAGTGTATGATTTGGGGTCCGACGCCAATAGGGACATTCCGTCGGAGACAGAGGAGGAATTGGACATAGCACCTTCATCCTCTGTAGACTGGTAGTAGTCACTACCATTCTCTCTACGATCTTCCTCCTTAGAAATGTTCTCTGTTGTACTTGTAAtccttcctctttttccttctcctttGCCTCTTCTTTGATGTCTTCTATTCTTCAACTCCTGTGTTTTGCGatcctcttcttcgtcaGAATCAACATAGTCAACCTTATCATTAatattcaatttgtttttcaagttcAACAAGTTGAAGTCGTTCGGATACAACTTGGGTCCAAACTCATTAACCACCTCTGTGATTTCTTCGCTTAGTTCCTttctcatcttcttcaactgtCTTATGGATGAGCCTGATTTTATTGAAAGATATAACGGTCTGATTGATTTGAACAAATCGACTCCTTGCTCGCCTGTCAAAAGAGCACTATAAGTAACAAGAACACCGCACGCGTACAAGAATATCCataaccaaaacaaaccaaaGGATGAGAAAATTCCATGGCTGTAGCAGGAATAAGTACCTACAGTTGCATAAAATGAATATACAACGGGAGCGATACCCATGGCCACCAATATCTTCCAAGTTGCAATAACGTCGTTTGCGGCAATCTTCACCACTGAGTTTGCCAATGCCTCCCTAGCTTTCAGTTTTGATATCAATTTTGAGGACAAAAACACGGGGGCAAAAAGCGTAGCTCCGGGAAGGGCCAATGTAAACAAAATTATAAGTTTTGCAATTCTGTAAACCAAAATGGGGACAagctttgctttgtttacTTCCTCGCGACAGTCTTCGACGTGGTGATCTGGAAGATGCAAGGATTTCAACATCTCGTTATACTCCATGACTTTGGTTTTTAACTGTTGGATAACTGGTTCATCTTTATAATGTCTGTAGCCATTTACCAATCTTCTGTTCATTTCAACTATAAGTGGAAGTGGTAGTTGCTGGGCCAAGTTTCCTGCGTATAATCTTCTTGCTGCTTGGATCAACATTAAGGTCTCGAAATCTTCGCATGTCACTGTGACTGCTTTTAATCCAGCACTCACCATTTCCAATAGATCCTTAACTGCTTCTCTACTGGTCTCGGGGTTTGAATATTTCTTAACAAGTTCGCGTGGTATTACAATGGGGTCGCCAAACTCTACCACGGCTCTTGATCTGAATCTATGCGCATTAAAGTAGTTCATTCCACAAGGAACAATCTTGACATTGCAGGTTGGGTCATTTTCCATTGCTCCCAATGCCATCACTGCAACACCTGCTTTTAGTGGTAGCAAGTCTGGGCGGTCGTGTGATCCGCCTTCGGGGAATATTCCAATACAGTGGTTGTCCAGCAAGTGGTCAAATACCATTTTGTAGACTTGTTTTTGGTCAATCTTGTCGGCTCTTTTGTAAGACGTTCCATTGGTGAGCAACACTCTAATCTGTTCCAGGTCCTTAAACTCCTTCTTGATGATCAATTCCGTATCTGACACAATTTCTGAAATCTCAGTGGCACCAAGAGATTGTGGTAATGCAATCAAGCCTCGAACCATACACTCAGTAGTGAATTTCGTTCCCACACCAATGATGCGGCAATTGTCATGGGAATCGACGAACATCTTACCTGACCCTTTAACCAAGTTGTCCTGGGGCCGAACAACAGGGATACTCAATTGGCATTTAGCCATTGTTCCCACCGATTTCATCTTGTACGACTTTGCCGCAATCAAGAAGGATATTCTTCTATTTGCCTCGCGTTTCACTTggttttgcaaaatcaCAGGGTCCACAAATTGGTTGTGGTGTGGTGCTCCAACAAAAATAACCGGTCCATCTCGTGGGATCTTAAATGCTCCTCTGGGTCTAATCTCTCTAAAGAAACAGTCAAACACGATTGAGAGTGCCCACAAAAGGAAATCGTAGCTGGCGAGCCTGTACCACGGTAACCTCTTATATTCCAAATCATATTTCTGAGCCATTGATGCGAAATGACAAGGatagaataaaaaagaagaaaaaaaaaatagtttaatgaagaagaagaagaagaagaagaagaagaaggtgaAGGTGAAAGTGaaggtggtgatgatgacaaAGATGATGGAAAACCTGTACCTGTAATAAAGAATATGGTGCAAATGCTATTGAACTCGCTAGTTTGATGGTTGGAGAAGAAGAGCGGTGGGGGGGAGGTGGAAAATTAGGGATATATAATAAATGAGGTTAATCgtcctttattttatatgcAATTGAGTCTTGGTGTCTCACAAGAAagagggggaaaaaaatgggTGGGATAGGTGAGTCTTATTTCGGTATAAGAGTAGTACTTTGAGATTAGGAATAATGGGATGCCTCTCTGTTTTGGTGTCTCTaagtttgtgtgtgtgtgctgTGTGCGTAAgtttttcctcttcctcttcctcttccttttccttttttttttcttttttaaaaaaaaaaaaataaataaatttaaaaaCTCTCGTTGGGTGCAGGTTGGTTTTATTGTGTTCCTCCACAACTTTTAGATGCATTTAATTAATTTGATCTTGCCGTGCATATATTAACTGTTTACACTACCAATACTGGAAtaggaaaaataaagagattTTGCTGCTCTGGAGctagaaaaaaagttgaaaaagctAAGAAATTAGTTATCTATAGCTGGGAAAAAGGGGAACCGAGGCTCTTGCATAAGAGTATACAGACGAGTACAGCTAGATGAACGattgtttatttaattGAATTTTGAAGTAAGTTTTCAACGGGGCCTAATAGATAAAGTGTTCGTGGTAAACGTTTGCCTCTTTTCTaatttggtttcttttttttgttttaatttcattttaaTTTCGTATGTTTTTCCCTCTACTCAGTAATCCACAAAGTTTTCACCAAAAGGTAAGAGAGGAGAGGAATTGAAACCTGGTAACTGATGTATAAAACTGCCACTTTTGAAACAATGAAACAAGAGGAGGGTGGTAGAATGGTTCCAGGACGGTTTTAATTattaccaacaacaacaacaacagcagcagcagcagcagcagcagcagcttcCAGTGTTTGAAAGTAATGAATATATATCAAATGTATTTGTATAAAATgtggacaaaaaaaagaaaaaaaaaaaacagagagaGGGAATGCaagtaagaaaaaataaaaaaaaacaaaatgttatttttttgaacGAAGCGGGAATCGAACCCACGTCTTCTGCTTGGAAGGCAGAAATAATAACCACTATACGATTCGTCCAATTGAAACAACTCAGCTATTGtagttgttttgttgttaaattttatttataaGTACATTTAAGGTTTATTAggatataaataaatatatatgtatatatatatatatataaaggaaaaatttgtattctttctgtatatttttcttcttttctttgtgaAATTACCACTGAGAGGATAGTGTTTattctttctgtttctaTATAGATACAAAGACATATTAATAATATATCTGTCTAGATATGTATTGCTTGGGATAATAATTTtggtctttttttcaagcaaaataatttgttcactacaaagaacaaggagagagaaagagagagagagagagagagggggggggggggggagtgaaaaaaagaaaggaatgGTGATTGGACGATCAGAAGACTAATGATTGTATGGAACTGACACACAAGGCTTTATCTCGCCCTTTGCACTGTTTTATCTACTAGAGCCTGCTTTCCAAGTTTACTAGTCCTTGTTTCTCGAGTAAAGTTTGTGGCATCTGtacaattaaaaaataaaggtaAGGTAAGCAAGGAGATGCAAGAAAGAGGGAATTGCAAAGgaattttttacttttattttgctaTACCTACTTCCCAAGTAGAGTGgaggtagtggtggtgggaGGAAGGGGGGCGATAATTATAAACTATTTGATTTTAAGGAGCTTTACATGTGTCTGAGACATACTCTTTTATGAATAGACCAAGTCAATTGTAGacattataataataataataataataataataataatattgataatgaaaagaaataggaatattaaaaagaaaataaaaaataatggatatatacacacattTATATTTTACAACAAGAGAAATAACGAGAGCAGAAGTGCACTGGGATTGAGGTAGGCAATGCTCCTCTTGTTTTATAAACTTTTTACTTGGTTCGAAACACTCTCCCACAAAAGACCACTTACGAGCCTCAGAATAAGATGAAtatgaaaattgaaaaagaaagaaagaaagaaaactatatatatagagtCTCAAAGTATCTCTCTTCAACCACTTTCTTCATTTATAAGATAAAGGAAGTACCTACAATATAGTGTGGGTATATCGTTGAAACATATGGCGTGAAACAAACAATCTGTGATTGTTATTCGTAATGTGGAAAGTGAGCAAGAGAGACTGCCacagagaagaaaagactAGAGCGCCAGAATCggaaaacaaatttctTCCCCCTCCACCCCACCTacacagaaaaaaaaaacaacaaaccaCAAAACCAATAGacaagagagaaaagagagaaaagagagaaagttGTGGAACGTCGGAAGTTTCAAACTTCCATCCGAAGCTCCCCATTTGCTGCATCCGCATTTCCTCTTTCTgttactttactttactttattttattttattttttattttttattttttatttttctttggttttgtttcgGAAGCGTGGAAAGTAAAACATTGTTTTACAAATGTTCCGAACACCACGTTGAAAAACTTTAGTACAAGTGATATCTAATCTTTGTAATGTTGGCTATGCAATATGAGTCGTCTCATTAAGCACAGATATATCTATACATCCATCCTTACTTTCATCTATGGATATATAATGGTTCCTATTTatctatcttttttttgttttactttttcgtttttctttatttttataagTCACTGGGGTAATCGTTGGCATTGACTGTATCAGAAAGCAGCCAATGTCATATATTTAATCTTAATCTTGTTAGTAATAAATAGAGAAAGTGTAAGCGAGTTATCGATAACTAGTATCTGCTGTTTGCAACAAATTGTaatgtaaagaaaaaagagggtGGATGATTCAAAtccattttgaaaaaaacgAGAAGAAGTTAATGAGGAAATAAGAATGatgttctttttgtaattttatACTTACTTTCCTACGAGACTTTTGAATAGTGGAAGCAAGATGCAGGTGAGgaagtagtagttgttgttatttttttttttttcttctctattctattctacttaatttttcttgcaATTCTTCTGGTACTTGTTGGAAATTTGTTATCGAGTTTTGGATTATGTAGGTGGAGTTCGCAACTTCGGTTCTGGTAAGTAGTGTTTCCTAAATTCCGAAGGCCGCTCTggatttctattttctattttcttctttcttttttcttttttcttttttcttttttatttattttttttcttatatatttcttctctttttctttttcttgttttcaattttggtCAATGAAATTTCAACTGCTAGTTTCAAAGAGTGCAGTATAGATCCTACAAACATATAGAATTTTACACTCTgaggtgtgtgtgtgtgtgtgtgtgtgtgtgtgtggagAAGGGGGGGGCAAAAAGTAGAAGAAAGCAATAAAATTCTATATAAAGTCAAGACGAAGCAAattaaaagataaaaaaaaaaaaaaaaagaaaaacaagcaacaagtttgttttgcaaatttcCACGATAAGAAGTGAGACATGCTGTGGCAAAAGATATATGCAACCTGAGACCCGCCGTTGTTTCAAAATCTGAGACATGTCGCAACTTTAAAATTCAAGACACTTTCTCAGacacctttttttctttatactACACTGAgtaatttattatttatttacctttttctctctcttctttctttttttgttttcattcaacctttttcctttaaacTGCATGAAGATATAAAACGTCTCTTGCTCATCTGTTGGCtaaattgaagaaagagaaaagaccAATGGCTAACCAAGCTAAGCTAAACTCCTCTATTGTATTTGTAAAATCATTCTTTCGGCCTTCCCGATTATGGTCATGTCGCATTACagtttaaattttttttttttcttttttcttttgactTGTCGAATATATTGCAAACGCAAAAAGGCCAAAAGCCAAAAgccaaaatagaaaaaaaaggctcTACGCACCCTCAAAAGCTTTGTGTAACGGACTTCGTACCAAGGATAACAAGACATGCAAAAATATCACAGCAATAAGGAAAACATtagaaacaagaacaaaaagaagaataggAACAAGAATGATGACGTTGACCACTTAAATCAACACTACTAAAGCACCAACTAGGTAACTTACTCCATTACTTAGTAAGAAGTGACcacctttttctcttcttcttcttcttcttcttcttctataagaatataaaatagTAAGTGTTTGAACTATGTATTTCCACCATTTCGCGAAGGACAAAAAAGCCAATTTGTTGACACTGTTTACTTCCACTGAGGAGCTCCGTTGGCTAatgcaaagaaagaaagaaaaaaaaaagagaactAGTTTAAGCAGCTGCACGTTTTGACAATAAACTAAAGAgaaatagtagtagtagtagtagtagtagtagtagtagtagtagtaacaGAAGCGCATCTACGCCCACTCTTTTACATTCACAGTCTCAGGAACTCTTCAAGTCCCACTTGATTCCGgttttccttctcctccttctccttcttctcctcctctttcTGAGATCCGTTTTTCTAGAAGTCGATATGTATCTTCTTAGGGGTAGGTACCTTTACACCTGTATATGGTGACGCTACTACGTACAGAACTATCTGGTGTATGATATTAAACTGACATCTAAGACATCGAACGGAGTTGGCTGTACCCTACACCAGTACCCACACTAAAGATATCATCCCACCAAGTgggaagaaagagagaaagaaagattaAAGGTACCAGTCTACATTTTCTATAAATACATGTGCCATATCCcttgatcaaaaaaaattttttttttaattaagttatctttatcatttccattcttttctttttttttttattaaatattttcaatacttttcaatttgtttaatCAACGATTCCAAACCACTCAAGGTACTAGTGAAAGAGAAAGTGGAAGAATAgaattttgtcttttgtcaatttttttctttaaattaaacaaacaaacaaacaaacaaacaaactatCAGTCTACCTCAATAAATCGAGCAAGCTATAAATATACAAACAAAGTCCGTTGGGTTTGAAATTTGAACTACCGCAAAGCTTTCAATTGCCAACTTAGTATTCATTGTATAATATAGGATTTGACGtatttttaatcttttttggccctttcaaagaaattaaacaaaaaaaaaaaaaagaaattaatattaaaattaaaaaaaataacggggagaaatttgaaagattattttttgaaaaagcgCTGGAATCCGTCACACAGAAACAGCGACCAAGTCAACTTTAAAAGTTTTggaatttttctttttttttcttacttttttttaattttttttaattaaatttgtttttaattttatttttgcaacagATTTACCAACATCAATAAATATCCACTGGTTGTCACTCATTCTTCTTAATTTAACAAACAATTAAGTCTATTATCTATACAACACAGGAGATCAATAAACAACAGCAGGAAAAGATACATTGGAAATTACATTTTCcaaccattcttcttcccATTACCTTATCCCACTCCATCTGCTCCCGCACGAGTAGCAAAttaccccccccccccccccgaggttttcttcctcctttATCCAACCACTCTACTTCTTCCCCCCCACCCCCACCCCTTGGACGCTTCACCGCATTTTGCATCGAATTTCAACTAGCAAAATAAACTGTGAAACCCATCACTTACAACATATTCTCCTAAAGTCTAGCTGGCACTAGACTCTGCAAACTACGCATTTTTGAAAGACACAATGACCAACGATAGCAGCAATAGCATtaacaaaaaagacaaccacaacaacctGTCGCTTCCGAGCATCCATTCTACTGGATACAATGCTAATAGTTTAGCAGACACGCCGCTCTTTTATAGTCGACAGCAAAACATCAATGAACCTATCCCTAATCGAAATAGTGGATCAAATAATACACCAAATGTGATTATACCGCCATTGAGACCTCCATTTacacaaccaccaccaccaccaccaccaccaccacaacaacaacaacaacaacaacaacaacaactagcATCGAGTATTCCTTTTCCACCACACCACTCGTTGATGTCGCTACCACCGCCAATTACTTCGGCCATGAATGGTTATGGAACTCCACCATCGAGAATATCCAATAACCATAGCACTAGCAATAGCAGCATGGGCCATTCTTCATTTGGTGACCTCATTGGGTATCCAAAATTTTACAGTGTAGGTCAGAATAATGGATACTtgcaccaaactcaaacttaCTTTCCCACGGagcaaccacaaccacaaccacaaccacaaccacaaccgcAGTCGCATTCATACAGCTTAGGGCAGAACAATCAGTATATACAACCACTGCACCAAATACCTTTATCCCCACAACACCCACAGTCCCCGAAACAGCCAAAACAGCCAAAACAGCCAAAACAACAGAAGCAAGtttctttgcaaaatgaGCAACTGCCGAGTTACACACCTTTTGAATCCATCCGTCCAtcacagcaacaacaattacaTCCCCTTAACCATGATTGCAAAAATAACGGAACGAATCACAATCAGTACAAACAATATAGCCAACCCAACAACGCAACCAACGAGAATAGTGACCGTGCGAGAAAAGACAAGTTTAGCTCACAGCTGTATCACATGGGCAATCATTCCGCGTCAAACGTACAGTATGTTCGACAATTTCTGCATCACTTGAATCCAAGCTATGCCGTTAACCTCAAATTCAGTAAAGATTTGAATACAATGACACGAGATTGGACAGAACAAGAAATTCACGATAGAAGAAGACTCGTTGAGTTCATTTTCACTGACAGTATTGATAGTGGTTTGTCAGATTCAAGTTTGAATGCAATGCAAACAATCGACTTTAATGTAATACATCCTTCAGAATACGATACTTCCAAAGCAGTGGTTTCTTGCATATATTGGagagaaacaaatagaTTTATATGCACCTCGGTGGACATTATTTCCCTCTTGGAGTACTTGGTCCGTCAAAGTTTTGGTatcgaagaaaaaaacagaatcaGAAGGAACTTACAGAGCTTAAAACCCAAAACAGTGTCTAGGTCAAGCAGAGACGATCAAGAGTTTTTCAGCTTAATAATGGGTATGGAGAATCCGAGACCAAGAAATATCgaaaaagatttgaaaGTGTTTAATTGGAGTGATTTGAGTAAAGCCATCACAAAAGTGATGTCTAAATACTATGTTGTATCTTCACCAACACAACACCATCTTCCACAACTGCAGGTGCTACATAACCATTCTGATAATACCAGTAGAGTGTGGTCACCACCGACCAATGGTAACGCTCAAATTGCTAATCTCACCAGCGCGAGTGAAGGCTATGGTTATCGCAATAGTCATGCAGAGTTTCGGAACATAAATGAAAATCCCCAGGGCAATAACACACGGTTTCCCATGCACACTTTGAGTGGAAATGTAAATACAAATGCAAATACCAGTACAAACAGGAAACTGCATGAACATGAACATGAACATGATTATGAGCAAAGAATTGGTACAGGAGGCGAATATCACGATAGTGAAGGTTACGTTTCAGGATCGGGTGATGCGAGTGGAGCTGATGAGTCGTATGTGCCTTACGAGCGACTCAGGCGCTTGAAACGAGAGCACCCATTGCGATTT
It includes:
- the SCT1 gene encoding Glycerol-3-phosphate/dihydroxyacetone phosphate acyltransferase; protein product: MAQKYDLEYKRLPWYRLASYDFLLWALSIVFDCFFREIRPRGAFKIPRDGPVIFVGAPHHNQFVDPVILQNQVKREANRRISFLIAAKSYKMKSVGTMAKCQLSIPVVRPQDNLVKGSGKMFVDSHDNCRIIGVGTKFTTECMVRGLIALPQSLGATEISEIVSDTELIIKKEFKDSEQIRVLLTNGTSYKRADKIDQKQVYKMVFDHLSDNHCIGIFPEGGSHDRPDLLPLKAGVAVMALGAMENDPTCNVKIVPCGMNYFNAHRFRSRAVVEFGDPIVIPRELVKKYSNPETSREAVKDLLEMVSAGLKAVTVTCEDFETLMLIQAARRLYAGNLAQQLPLPLIVEMNRRLVNGYRHYKDEPVIQQLKTKVMEYNEMLKSLHLPDHHVEDCREEVNKAKLVPILVYRIAKLIILFTLALPGATLFAPVFLSSKLISKSKAREALANSVVKIAANDVIATWKILVAMGIAPVVYSFYATVGTYSCYSHGIFSSFGLFWLWIFLYACGVLVTYSALLTGEQGVDLFKSIRPLYLSIKSGSSIRQLKKMRKELSEEITEVVNEFGPKLYPNDFNLLNLKNKLNINDKVDYVDSDEEEDRKTQELKNRRHQRRGKGEGKRGRITSTTENISKEEDRRENGSDYYQSTEDEGAMSNSSSVSDGMSLLASDPKSYTNLPIFSDYNLYKNVHNKNLRLEPQSKINSSTSLHNEAKDARAHENSEVETIAPTPAAGAPAILDSSVHANGLNPDSNSYKSSPLSGKPTLSKSSSEEHIIEINFDPKAPLKDKIRQRMMQNRDS